A part of Vicugna pacos chromosome 14, VicPac4, whole genome shotgun sequence genomic DNA contains:
- the TSC22D1 gene encoding TSC22 domain family protein 1 isoform X2 — protein MHQPPESTAAAAAAAADISARKMAHPAMFPRRGSGSGGASALSAAGTGVASSAPSSEDFPPPPPLLQPPPPAASSLSGPQPPPPQSLNLLSQAQLQAQPLAPGGTQMKKKSGFQITSVTPAQISASISSNNSIAEDTESYDDLDESHTEDLSSSEILDVSLSRATDLGEPERSSSEETLNNFQEAETPGAVSPNQPHLPQPHLPHLPQANVVINGNAHPHHLHHHHHIHHGHHLHHGHHHPSHAAVASTSIPGGPPSSPVSRKLSTTGSSDSVQPAAPTSAVSSGGTPASVMTNIRAPSTTGSIGISSVTGTNTMNNANITAVGSFSPNVTSSMLGSANISASNIPSAASVSVGPGVSSGVNVNVLSGMGNGTISSAAGVTSAPSAAAGMTVGSVPSQQPQPTVNTSRFRVVKLDSSSEPFKKGRWTCTEFYEKENAVPAAEGVVINKVVETVKHNPTEVTSERESTSGSSVSSSVSTLSHYTESVGSGEMGAPAVVVQQQQPPALQGVALPQMDFSGPGPQSISAVSVPQSISQSQISQVQLQSQELSYKQKQGLQPVPLQAAINAATGIQPSPVSAVGVTSALGQPPSISSLAQPQLPYSQPAPPVQAPLPGTPPQQLQYGQQQPTVSTQMAPSHGTLVTPKVTSEYVQQPPILQTAVSSGQPPSAGAGAGASVIPMAQPQSIQLPVPPTAVQAQPAGPSGQPVGQAQTSVSAVPPGSQIANISQQTNIPTAVPQPSPQVTPSVIPQGAPPSSQIVPPAQTAILHQGVQTSASSLPQQLVIAPQSTLLTVPPQPQGAEPVAQGVVPQQLPAVSPLPSASSISVTNQVSSAGPSGMPSAPTNLVPSQSIAQAPATQNGNLVQSVSQPPLIVSNINLPLAQQIPLSSTQFSAQSLAQAIGSQIEDARRPAEPSVVGLPQTVSGDSGGMSAVSDGSSSSLAASASLFPLKVLPLTTPLVDGEDESASLLPEVQGVILEPQIQPRPRRAFDVRGPLSPLNPWRQNIQLLERVGKDNKQVGAFHYLLGFIYRLECPSIARLILMLNSLGSYKNQVGLQSVCFSKTAN, from the exons ATGCACCAGCCGCCCGAGTCCACAGCCGCCGCGGCCGCGGCCGCTGCAGACATTAGTGCTAGGAAGATGGCGCACCCGGCAATGTTCCCTCGAAGGGGCAGTGGTAGTGGCGGCGCCTCTGCTCTCAGTGCAGCAGGTACCGGCGTTGCTAGTAGTGCCCCATCTTCCGAGGATTTtccaccgccgccgccgctcctCCAGCCACCACCTCCCGCAGCATCTTCTCTGTCGGGACCACAGCCTCCGCCTCCACAAAGCCTGAACCTCCTTTCGCAGGCTCAGCTGCAGGCACAGCCTCTTGCGCCAGGCGGAactcagatgaaaaagaaaagtggCTTCCAGATAACCAGCGTGACCCCCGCTCAGATCTCCGCCAGCATCAGCTCGAACAACAGCATCGCAGAGGACACCGAGAGCTATGATGATCTGGATGAATCTCACACGGAAGATCTGTCTTCTTCCGAGATCCTTGATGTGTCACTTTCCAGGGCGACTGACTTAGGGGAGCCCGAACGCAGCTCCTCAGAAGAGACTCTCAATAACTTCCAGGAAGCAGAGACACCTGGGGCAGTCTCTCCCAACCAGCCCCATCTTCCTCAGCCTCATCTGCCTCACCTTCCACAAGCGAATGTTGTGATCAATGGAAATGCTCATCCacaccacctccatcaccaccatcacatTCATCATGGGCACCACCTCCACCATGGGCACCACCATCCATCCCATGCCGCTGTGGCCAGTACATCCATTCCTGGAGGGCCACCTTCAAGCCCAGTATCCAGAAAACTCTCTACAACTGGAAGCTCTGACAGTGTTCAGCCAGCTGCACCAACTTCTGCTGTATCATCGGGTGGCACACCTGCATCTGTAATGACTAATATCCGTGCTCCGAGTACCACCGGCAGTATAGGTATAAGTTCTGTCACTGGCACTAATACGATGAATAATGCTAACATTACTGCTGTGGGTAGTTTTAGTCCTAATGTGACAAGCAGCATGCTTGGTAGTGCTAATATAAGTGCAAGCAATATCCCCAGTGCTGCTAGCGTGAGTGTTGGGCCTGGAGTGAGCAGCGGTGTTAATGTGAATGTCTTAAGTGGCATGGGCAATGGTACTATTTCTTCCGCCGCTGGCGTTACCAGTGCACCCAGTGCAGCTGCAGGGATGACTGTGGGATCAGTTCCAAGTCAGCAGCCACAACCAACAGTTAACACGTCAAGGTTCAGAGTTGTGAAGTTAGATTCTAGTTCTGAGCCCTTTAAAAAAGGTAGATGGACTTGCACTGagttttatgaaaaagaaaatgctgtaCCTGCTGCTGAAGGTGTGGTGATAAATAAAGTGGTGGAAACTGTAAAACACAACCCGACAGAAGTGACTTCCGAGAGGGAGAGCACTAGTGGTAGTTCAGTGAGCAGTAGTGTCAGCACACTGAGTCACTACACGGAGAGTGTGGGAAGTGGAGAGATGGGAGCCCCTGCTGTGGtggtgcagcagcagcagccaccaGCTCTGCAAGGTGTGGCCCTTCCACAGATGGACTTCAGTGGCCCTGGTCCACAGAGCATCTCAGCAGTCAGTGTACCACAGAGTATTTCTCAGTCGCAGATCTCGCAAGTACAGTTACAGTCTCAAGAACTGAGCTATAAGCAAAAGCAAGGTCTGCAACCAGTACCTCTGCAAGCTGCTATCAATGCTGCAACTGGTATCCAGCCATCACCTGTCAGCGCGGTTGGTGTAACTTCAGCTTTAGGTCAGCCGCCTTCCATTTCCAGTTTGGCTCAGCCCCAGCTGCCGTATTCTCAGCCGGCCCCTCCAGTGCAAGCTCCCCTTCCAGGCACACCACCCCAACAGTTACAGTATGGACAACAGCAGCCGACCGTGTCGACACAGATGGCCCCAAGCCATGGTACATTGGTGACTCCGAAAGTGACCTCAGAGTATGTACAGCAGCCACCGATTCTTCAAACAGCTGTGTCCTCTGGACAGCCCCCTTCTGCCGGAGCGGGAGCAGGAGCATCGGTGATTCCTATGGCCCAGCCGCAGAGTATCCAGCTGCCGGTGCCACCCACAGCAGTCCAAGCACAGCCTGCAGGGCCGTCTGGCCAACCTGTTGGTCAGGCTCAGACCTCAGTATCTGCTGTACCTCCTGGCAGTCAAATTGCAAATATTAGTCAACAAACAAACATACCCACAGCAGTGCCGCAGCCCTCTCCCCAGGTCACACCTTCAGTTATTCCGCAAGGTGCTCCTCCATCTTCACAGATAGTTCCACCTGCTCAAACTGCGATTCTTCATCAGGGAGTTCAAACTAGTGCTTCAAGCCTTCCTCAGCAATTGGTCATTGCACCCCAAAGTACCCTGTTAACTGTGCCTCCCCAGCCGCAGGGAGCAGAGCCAGTAGCTCAAGGAGTTGTTCCTCAGCAGTTGCCTGCAGTTAGTCCTTTGCCCTCTGCTAGTAGTATTTCTGTTACAAATCAGGTTAGTTCAGCTGGTCCTTCTGGAATGCCTTCTGCCCCAACAAACTTGGTTCCATCACAGAGTATAGCACAAGCCCCTGCCACTCAAAATGGTAATTTGGTTCAAAGTGTTAGTCAACCTCCTTTGATAGTATCTAATATAAATTTGCCTTTGGCACAGCAGATACCACTAAGTTCCACTCAGTTCTCTGCACAATCGTTAGCTCAGGCAATTGGAAGCCAAATTGAAGATGCCAGGCGCCCAGCGGAACCGTCCGTAGTTGGCTTACCTCAGACCGTCAGTGGTGACAGTGGGGGCATGTCAGCAGTTTCAGATGGGAGTAGCAGCAGCCTAGCAGCCTCTGCTTCTCTTTTCCCGTTGAAGGTGCTACCGCTGACGACACCCCTGGTGGATGGCGAGGATGAGAG TGCTTCTCTCCTACCAGAGGTGCAAGGAGTGATCCTAGAACCACAGATACAGCCAAGACCACGGAGAGCTTTTGACGTCAGGGGTCCACTTTCTCCACTGAACCCTTGGAGGCAGAATATCCAGCTTCTGGAGAGAGTGGGAAAGGATAATAAACAAGTGGGTGCTTTCCATTATTTACTTGGGTTTATTTATAGATTGGAGTGTCCTTCCATTGCCCGTTTAATTCTCATGTTAAACTCCTTGGGTTCATATAAGAACCAAGTGGGGCTGCaatctgtttgtttttctaagaCTGCTAACTAG
- the TSC22D1 gene encoding TSC22 domain family protein 1 isoform X3 — translation MHQPPESTAAAAAAAADISARKMAHPAMFPRRGSGSGGASALSAAGTGVASSAPSSEDFPPPPPLLQPPPPAASSLSGPQPPPPQSLNLLSQAQLQAQPLAPGGTQMKKKSGFQITSVTPAQISASISSNNSIAEDTESYDDLDESHTEDLSSSEILDVSLSRATDLGEPERSSSEETLNNFQEAETPGAVSPNQPHLPQPHLPHLPQANVVINGNAHPHHLHHHHHIHHGHHLHHGHHHPSHAAVASTSIPGGPPSSPVSRKLSTTGSSDSVQPAAPTSAVSSGGTPASVMTNIRAPSTTGSIGISSVTGTNTMNNANITAVGSFSPNVTSSMLGSANISASNIPSAASVSVGPGVSSGVNVNVLSGMGNGTISSAAGVTSAPSAAAGMTVGSVPSQQPQPTVNTSRFRVVKLDSSSEPFKKGRWTCTEFYEKENAVPAAEGVVINKVVETVKHNPTEVTSERESTSGSSVSSSVSTLSHYTESVGSGEMGAPAVVVQQQQPPALQGVALPQMDFSGPGPQSISAVSVPQSISQSQISQVQLQSQELSYKQKQGLQPVPLQAAINAATGIQPSPVSAVGVTSALGQPPSISSLAQPQLPYSQPAPPVQAPLPGTPPQQLQYGQQQPTVSTQMAPSHGTLVTPKVTSEYVQQPPILQTAVSSGQPPSAGAGAGASVIPMAQPQSIQLPVPPTAVQAQPAGPSGQPVGQAQTSVSAVPPGSQIANISQQTNIPTAVPQPSPQVTPSVIPQGAPPSSQIVPPAQTAILHQGVQTSASSLPQQLVIAPQSTLLTVPPQPQGAEPVAQGVVPQQLPAVSPLPSASSISVTNQVSSAGPSGMPSAPTNLVPSQSIAQAPATQNGNLVQSVSQPPLIVSNINLPLAQQIPLSSTQFSAQSLAQAIGSQIEDARRPAEPSVVGLPQTVSGDSGGMSAVSDGSSSSLAASASLFPLKVLPLTTPLVDGEDESASLLPEVQGVILEPQIQPRPRRAFDVRGPLSPLNPWRQNIQLLERVGKDNKQISFNW, via the exons ATGCACCAGCCGCCCGAGTCCACAGCCGCCGCGGCCGCGGCCGCTGCAGACATTAGTGCTAGGAAGATGGCGCACCCGGCAATGTTCCCTCGAAGGGGCAGTGGTAGTGGCGGCGCCTCTGCTCTCAGTGCAGCAGGTACCGGCGTTGCTAGTAGTGCCCCATCTTCCGAGGATTTtccaccgccgccgccgctcctCCAGCCACCACCTCCCGCAGCATCTTCTCTGTCGGGACCACAGCCTCCGCCTCCACAAAGCCTGAACCTCCTTTCGCAGGCTCAGCTGCAGGCACAGCCTCTTGCGCCAGGCGGAactcagatgaaaaagaaaagtggCTTCCAGATAACCAGCGTGACCCCCGCTCAGATCTCCGCCAGCATCAGCTCGAACAACAGCATCGCAGAGGACACCGAGAGCTATGATGATCTGGATGAATCTCACACGGAAGATCTGTCTTCTTCCGAGATCCTTGATGTGTCACTTTCCAGGGCGACTGACTTAGGGGAGCCCGAACGCAGCTCCTCAGAAGAGACTCTCAATAACTTCCAGGAAGCAGAGACACCTGGGGCAGTCTCTCCCAACCAGCCCCATCTTCCTCAGCCTCATCTGCCTCACCTTCCACAAGCGAATGTTGTGATCAATGGAAATGCTCATCCacaccacctccatcaccaccatcacatTCATCATGGGCACCACCTCCACCATGGGCACCACCATCCATCCCATGCCGCTGTGGCCAGTACATCCATTCCTGGAGGGCCACCTTCAAGCCCAGTATCCAGAAAACTCTCTACAACTGGAAGCTCTGACAGTGTTCAGCCAGCTGCACCAACTTCTGCTGTATCATCGGGTGGCACACCTGCATCTGTAATGACTAATATCCGTGCTCCGAGTACCACCGGCAGTATAGGTATAAGTTCTGTCACTGGCACTAATACGATGAATAATGCTAACATTACTGCTGTGGGTAGTTTTAGTCCTAATGTGACAAGCAGCATGCTTGGTAGTGCTAATATAAGTGCAAGCAATATCCCCAGTGCTGCTAGCGTGAGTGTTGGGCCTGGAGTGAGCAGCGGTGTTAATGTGAATGTCTTAAGTGGCATGGGCAATGGTACTATTTCTTCCGCCGCTGGCGTTACCAGTGCACCCAGTGCAGCTGCAGGGATGACTGTGGGATCAGTTCCAAGTCAGCAGCCACAACCAACAGTTAACACGTCAAGGTTCAGAGTTGTGAAGTTAGATTCTAGTTCTGAGCCCTTTAAAAAAGGTAGATGGACTTGCACTGagttttatgaaaaagaaaatgctgtaCCTGCTGCTGAAGGTGTGGTGATAAATAAAGTGGTGGAAACTGTAAAACACAACCCGACAGAAGTGACTTCCGAGAGGGAGAGCACTAGTGGTAGTTCAGTGAGCAGTAGTGTCAGCACACTGAGTCACTACACGGAGAGTGTGGGAAGTGGAGAGATGGGAGCCCCTGCTGTGGtggtgcagcagcagcagccaccaGCTCTGCAAGGTGTGGCCCTTCCACAGATGGACTTCAGTGGCCCTGGTCCACAGAGCATCTCAGCAGTCAGTGTACCACAGAGTATTTCTCAGTCGCAGATCTCGCAAGTACAGTTACAGTCTCAAGAACTGAGCTATAAGCAAAAGCAAGGTCTGCAACCAGTACCTCTGCAAGCTGCTATCAATGCTGCAACTGGTATCCAGCCATCACCTGTCAGCGCGGTTGGTGTAACTTCAGCTTTAGGTCAGCCGCCTTCCATTTCCAGTTTGGCTCAGCCCCAGCTGCCGTATTCTCAGCCGGCCCCTCCAGTGCAAGCTCCCCTTCCAGGCACACCACCCCAACAGTTACAGTATGGACAACAGCAGCCGACCGTGTCGACACAGATGGCCCCAAGCCATGGTACATTGGTGACTCCGAAAGTGACCTCAGAGTATGTACAGCAGCCACCGATTCTTCAAACAGCTGTGTCCTCTGGACAGCCCCCTTCTGCCGGAGCGGGAGCAGGAGCATCGGTGATTCCTATGGCCCAGCCGCAGAGTATCCAGCTGCCGGTGCCACCCACAGCAGTCCAAGCACAGCCTGCAGGGCCGTCTGGCCAACCTGTTGGTCAGGCTCAGACCTCAGTATCTGCTGTACCTCCTGGCAGTCAAATTGCAAATATTAGTCAACAAACAAACATACCCACAGCAGTGCCGCAGCCCTCTCCCCAGGTCACACCTTCAGTTATTCCGCAAGGTGCTCCTCCATCTTCACAGATAGTTCCACCTGCTCAAACTGCGATTCTTCATCAGGGAGTTCAAACTAGTGCTTCAAGCCTTCCTCAGCAATTGGTCATTGCACCCCAAAGTACCCTGTTAACTGTGCCTCCCCAGCCGCAGGGAGCAGAGCCAGTAGCTCAAGGAGTTGTTCCTCAGCAGTTGCCTGCAGTTAGTCCTTTGCCCTCTGCTAGTAGTATTTCTGTTACAAATCAGGTTAGTTCAGCTGGTCCTTCTGGAATGCCTTCTGCCCCAACAAACTTGGTTCCATCACAGAGTATAGCACAAGCCCCTGCCACTCAAAATGGTAATTTGGTTCAAAGTGTTAGTCAACCTCCTTTGATAGTATCTAATATAAATTTGCCTTTGGCACAGCAGATACCACTAAGTTCCACTCAGTTCTCTGCACAATCGTTAGCTCAGGCAATTGGAAGCCAAATTGAAGATGCCAGGCGCCCAGCGGAACCGTCCGTAGTTGGCTTACCTCAGACCGTCAGTGGTGACAGTGGGGGCATGTCAGCAGTTTCAGATGGGAGTAGCAGCAGCCTAGCAGCCTCTGCTTCTCTTTTCCCGTTGAAGGTGCTACCGCTGACGACACCCCTGGTGGATGGCGAGGATGAGAG TGCTTCTCTCCTACCAGAGGTGCAAGGAGTGATCCTAGAACCACAGATACAGCCAAGACCACGGAGAGCTTTTGACGTCAGGGGTCCACTTTCTCCACTGAACCCTTGGAGGCAGAATATCCAGCTTCTGGAGAGAGTGGGAAAGGATAATAAACAA ATTTCTTTCAACTGGTAA
- the TSC22D1 gene encoding TSC22 domain family protein 1 isoform X1 has translation MHQPPESTAAAAAAAADISARKMAHPAMFPRRGSGSGGASALSAAGTGVASSAPSSEDFPPPPPLLQPPPPAASSLSGPQPPPPQSLNLLSQAQLQAQPLAPGGTQMKKKSGFQITSVTPAQISASISSNNSIAEDTESYDDLDESHTEDLSSSEILDVSLSRATDLGEPERSSSEETLNNFQEAETPGAVSPNQPHLPQPHLPHLPQANVVINGNAHPHHLHHHHHIHHGHHLHHGHHHPSHAAVASTSIPGGPPSSPVSRKLSTTGSSDSVQPAAPTSAVSSGGTPASVMTNIRAPSTTGSIGISSVTGTNTMNNANITAVGSFSPNVTSSMLGSANISASNIPSAASVSVGPGVSSGVNVNVLSGMGNGTISSAAGVTSAPSAAAGMTVGSVPSQQPQPTVNTSRFRVVKLDSSSEPFKKGRWTCTEFYEKENAVPAAEGVVINKVVETVKHNPTEVTSERESTSGSSVSSSVSTLSHYTESVGSGEMGAPAVVVQQQQPPALQGVALPQMDFSGPGPQSISAVSVPQSISQSQISQVQLQSQELSYKQKQGLQPVPLQAAINAATGIQPSPVSAVGVTSALGQPPSISSLAQPQLPYSQPAPPVQAPLPGTPPQQLQYGQQQPTVSTQMAPSHGTLVTPKVTSEYVQQPPILQTAVSSGQPPSAGAGAGASVIPMAQPQSIQLPVPPTAVQAQPAGPSGQPVGQAQTSVSAVPPGSQIANISQQTNIPTAVPQPSPQVTPSVIPQGAPPSSQIVPPAQTAILHQGVQTSASSLPQQLVIAPQSTLLTVPPQPQGAEPVAQGVVPQQLPAVSPLPSASSISVTNQVSSAGPSGMPSAPTNLVPSQSIAQAPATQNGNLVQSVSQPPLIVSNINLPLAQQIPLSSTQFSAQSLAQAIGSQIEDARRPAEPSVVGLPQTVSGDSGGMSAVSDGSSSSLAASASLFPLKVLPLTTPLVDGEDESSSGASVVAIDNKIEQAMDLVKSHLMYAVREEVEVLKEQIKELIEKNSQLEQENNLLKTLASPEQLAQFQAQLQTGSPPATTQPQGTTQPPAQPASQGSGPSA, from the coding sequence ATGCACCAGCCGCCCGAGTCCACAGCCGCCGCGGCCGCGGCCGCTGCAGACATTAGTGCTAGGAAGATGGCGCACCCGGCAATGTTCCCTCGAAGGGGCAGTGGTAGTGGCGGCGCCTCTGCTCTCAGTGCAGCAGGTACCGGCGTTGCTAGTAGTGCCCCATCTTCCGAGGATTTtccaccgccgccgccgctcctCCAGCCACCACCTCCCGCAGCATCTTCTCTGTCGGGACCACAGCCTCCGCCTCCACAAAGCCTGAACCTCCTTTCGCAGGCTCAGCTGCAGGCACAGCCTCTTGCGCCAGGCGGAactcagatgaaaaagaaaagtggCTTCCAGATAACCAGCGTGACCCCCGCTCAGATCTCCGCCAGCATCAGCTCGAACAACAGCATCGCAGAGGACACCGAGAGCTATGATGATCTGGATGAATCTCACACGGAAGATCTGTCTTCTTCCGAGATCCTTGATGTGTCACTTTCCAGGGCGACTGACTTAGGGGAGCCCGAACGCAGCTCCTCAGAAGAGACTCTCAATAACTTCCAGGAAGCAGAGACACCTGGGGCAGTCTCTCCCAACCAGCCCCATCTTCCTCAGCCTCATCTGCCTCACCTTCCACAAGCGAATGTTGTGATCAATGGAAATGCTCATCCacaccacctccatcaccaccatcacatTCATCATGGGCACCACCTCCACCATGGGCACCACCATCCATCCCATGCCGCTGTGGCCAGTACATCCATTCCTGGAGGGCCACCTTCAAGCCCAGTATCCAGAAAACTCTCTACAACTGGAAGCTCTGACAGTGTTCAGCCAGCTGCACCAACTTCTGCTGTATCATCGGGTGGCACACCTGCATCTGTAATGACTAATATCCGTGCTCCGAGTACCACCGGCAGTATAGGTATAAGTTCTGTCACTGGCACTAATACGATGAATAATGCTAACATTACTGCTGTGGGTAGTTTTAGTCCTAATGTGACAAGCAGCATGCTTGGTAGTGCTAATATAAGTGCAAGCAATATCCCCAGTGCTGCTAGCGTGAGTGTTGGGCCTGGAGTGAGCAGCGGTGTTAATGTGAATGTCTTAAGTGGCATGGGCAATGGTACTATTTCTTCCGCCGCTGGCGTTACCAGTGCACCCAGTGCAGCTGCAGGGATGACTGTGGGATCAGTTCCAAGTCAGCAGCCACAACCAACAGTTAACACGTCAAGGTTCAGAGTTGTGAAGTTAGATTCTAGTTCTGAGCCCTTTAAAAAAGGTAGATGGACTTGCACTGagttttatgaaaaagaaaatgctgtaCCTGCTGCTGAAGGTGTGGTGATAAATAAAGTGGTGGAAACTGTAAAACACAACCCGACAGAAGTGACTTCCGAGAGGGAGAGCACTAGTGGTAGTTCAGTGAGCAGTAGTGTCAGCACACTGAGTCACTACACGGAGAGTGTGGGAAGTGGAGAGATGGGAGCCCCTGCTGTGGtggtgcagcagcagcagccaccaGCTCTGCAAGGTGTGGCCCTTCCACAGATGGACTTCAGTGGCCCTGGTCCACAGAGCATCTCAGCAGTCAGTGTACCACAGAGTATTTCTCAGTCGCAGATCTCGCAAGTACAGTTACAGTCTCAAGAACTGAGCTATAAGCAAAAGCAAGGTCTGCAACCAGTACCTCTGCAAGCTGCTATCAATGCTGCAACTGGTATCCAGCCATCACCTGTCAGCGCGGTTGGTGTAACTTCAGCTTTAGGTCAGCCGCCTTCCATTTCCAGTTTGGCTCAGCCCCAGCTGCCGTATTCTCAGCCGGCCCCTCCAGTGCAAGCTCCCCTTCCAGGCACACCACCCCAACAGTTACAGTATGGACAACAGCAGCCGACCGTGTCGACACAGATGGCCCCAAGCCATGGTACATTGGTGACTCCGAAAGTGACCTCAGAGTATGTACAGCAGCCACCGATTCTTCAAACAGCTGTGTCCTCTGGACAGCCCCCTTCTGCCGGAGCGGGAGCAGGAGCATCGGTGATTCCTATGGCCCAGCCGCAGAGTATCCAGCTGCCGGTGCCACCCACAGCAGTCCAAGCACAGCCTGCAGGGCCGTCTGGCCAACCTGTTGGTCAGGCTCAGACCTCAGTATCTGCTGTACCTCCTGGCAGTCAAATTGCAAATATTAGTCAACAAACAAACATACCCACAGCAGTGCCGCAGCCCTCTCCCCAGGTCACACCTTCAGTTATTCCGCAAGGTGCTCCTCCATCTTCACAGATAGTTCCACCTGCTCAAACTGCGATTCTTCATCAGGGAGTTCAAACTAGTGCTTCAAGCCTTCCTCAGCAATTGGTCATTGCACCCCAAAGTACCCTGTTAACTGTGCCTCCCCAGCCGCAGGGAGCAGAGCCAGTAGCTCAAGGAGTTGTTCCTCAGCAGTTGCCTGCAGTTAGTCCTTTGCCCTCTGCTAGTAGTATTTCTGTTACAAATCAGGTTAGTTCAGCTGGTCCTTCTGGAATGCCTTCTGCCCCAACAAACTTGGTTCCATCACAGAGTATAGCACAAGCCCCTGCCACTCAAAATGGTAATTTGGTTCAAAGTGTTAGTCAACCTCCTTTGATAGTATCTAATATAAATTTGCCTTTGGCACAGCAGATACCACTAAGTTCCACTCAGTTCTCTGCACAATCGTTAGCTCAGGCAATTGGAAGCCAAATTGAAGATGCCAGGCGCCCAGCGGAACCGTCCGTAGTTGGCTTACCTCAGACCGTCAGTGGTGACAGTGGGGGCATGTCAGCAGTTTCAGATGGGAGTAGCAGCAGCCTAGCAGCCTCTGCTTCTCTTTTCCCGTTGAAGGTGCTACCGCTGACGACACCCCTGGTGGATGGCGAGGATGAGAG